gtgagttttgtgtttatgttttgCTATCAGATCTCACTTTAGGGTCACGCGAGGACATTTTGTGTGATGCTAATTGGTGTTTGTGGCTAGCAAGCAATAATATGCTGGGAAATAACAGCGAGCAAATATAATGGAGAGTTAAAGCTCGCAAGGGAGAAATGAGGCGGAAAAGGTGGGACTAGGGGACATTCTTGTTTTACCACGTGTGAAGAGTTGACACTggattcttattttttttcccacgttAGCTTTGTGTGGAGTTGGACTGGCAGCTGCTGCTTCCGGTGGTGGGACGGGATTCCAACactacagcaacaacaaataagGATGGAGTGGATGATGTGGAAGACTATGCTCCAAAACTGATTTGCATCCAAGGAACACCCTCACCTGTTATGGCGAACTCTGTGGCCACTCTGGTGGTCCAAGCAGAACTCTTGGCTCCACAATCCTCCGCCTCCCTCTCTCctttcccctccctcctcgGCTCAGGCGAGGAGGGTGAGGATGACCGGGAGAGAGATGACCTGGTGGAGGGCAACAAGGGCATGGTGGGAAGCGTGGAGGTGGTTCTGGACATGGAGGCCTCGTCGGTGTCGGCCCAGCAGGCCGAGCAGTCCGAACAGTCCGAGCAGTCTGAGCATCCCTTCCAGTGTCTGGATTGCGGCAAGAGCTTCAGGTGGTCGTCCCGGCTCACGCACCACCAGCGGAGCCACAACAATGAGAGACCTTACCGCTGCAACCTTTGTCCCAAGGCCTTTAAGGGCTCCTCCGCGTTGCTCTATCATCAAAGGTACTCACATACTTGGccttatatatttttagtttgGTCAGCACTCCTTTTTAGGCCTTCACCTCACGCCAAAAGTTAGGCCAAGAGGCTTCGGCCCACTCATGACCTTTATGGGAACAAGTCCAATTGAAAATGGATCCATGAGTGGTTTATCGCACTGCCAACTGATTGCCTTTGGTTGCACTCTAGTACAGCTCTCAGGACACATACTGTATTACACAAGGACATGAAAGTAGCACAATGCATCAGTGCAAACAAAGTATGGGGAGGTgtgtgtcatgtttttttttccccgtttgTTCAGGTCTCACTCGGGAGAGAAGCCTTACAAATGTCAAGATTGTGGCAAAGCCTTCAAGCGCTCCTCTCTTCTCCAGGTGACGACCTTTACGTTAATGTTTGTTATGATGCTGGTGCTCGGAGACCAATTTTGAATGTTTCGCAAATATACGTGAAATTGTTTGGGGTCAAAAAATATCTAACGTGGCACAATTtgctctccacctgcaggtgcaTCAGAGTGTCCACACAGGAGTGAGAACATTCTTGTGTCCGTATTGCCCCCTGACTTTTAAATGGAGTTCCCATTACCAGTACCACCTGCGCCAGCACACCGGCGAGTGCCCGTACCCGTGCGACACGTGCCCCAAGGCCTTCAAGAACTCCAGCAGTCTACGGCGACACAAGAACGTCCACCTGGGTCTCAAACCTTACACCTGCAACGTGTGCAACAAATCCTTCACTCAGTCCACCAACCTGAGGCAGCACATGAGAATCCACACGGGCGAGAGGCCCTACGTGTGCGGCGAGTGCGGACGCAGCTTCACGCACTCGTCCAACCTGGCGCTGCACAAGAACTCGCACTCTGGCCCGGCTGCGGGCGGCAAGGAAGGCAAGGGCGGGGAGAGCGGAGGGCGGGGCCGCGAcatggtggaggtggtggtggtcagCTCGGAGGAAGAAGCCACATCCATGTTGACGGCTATGGTGGGCTACGTCAACCAGGAAGGGGGCGATGGAGTCGGGGTGGGGATGGAGGAAGTCTTCCTGTCCACTTCCACATCTGCCCAGGATGCAAACCTGCTCCCCGAGCTCGGCTCGGTTCCGTCAGGGGAGAACGCGGCTGCATCCCGGGCCATCGGGACGGAGGTCCACCTGAGCACGGACACGGGCGCCAGCCTGCTGCTCTACACCTGCGGCAGCTGCAGTCACACTTTTGCTACACGGACCGACTTGGAGGAGCACCAGTCCATTCACGTGGCTTCGGGGGAACGTGGCTCCGGTGGGGAAGCGGCACCGGCGGAGGTAGGGGACGGATTGGTCGGGACCGGCCACCTGCTTGCTGACTTTGAGGAGGTGGTTGAAACGACCGCAGCGGCTGAAGGTGCGCACACAGCAGAGGTACTCCTTGGACTTGCTGACCCAGCTGATGAAAGTAATTCAGTAAGTGATGGAAACCGAGCCAAAACCGTCATCAACCTGAAAATGTCCGAATTTTTACCGAATGTCTTTCTGTGGTTACTCCTTTTAGAGTGTGGGCGCCACCCAGGCCCAGTTTGACCTTCTGCAGAGCTTCGACAAGGTGATTCAGAGCTCCAAGAGTGTTGAGCCAGAAGCTCCAACCGCATGGGCAGGGCTGTCGTGTGGCTACTGCAATAAATCTTTCAAGACCAGTGGAGGCCTCAATCGACACGTGTCACTGGTGAGGATGTTCCTGAGAACGCGTCTGCTACTAACGACGCTCTGCAAGACGTTGTTTATTGACTACCTGCAGCCGTTTAATTCCCTTGAAATAACCCGCTTGCGTTGCCCATCCAGATCCACTCCCTCTCGTCCCAGTCCCGCTCCCAGTTCAGCTGCTCGGCCTGCGACCGCTCCttccctctgctgtcctcGCTTCTCACGCACCAGCACTCCCACACCCCCGAGCAACGTCTCCTGGCCGAGGCCGAAGCGGAGATCGTGTGCCCGCCTTCCCTTTCCTTGTCTCTTCCGCTGCCCTCCTCTCCTGACAAGCAGCAGGAGGGAACGAGGGACATTCaagctgacgtcacagccgtCAGCAAGGAGCAGGAGGAACTGCCCGCCAAACTAGCGAAAAACTCCAAAAAGGCCAGCGGGTGCAAGAACACTAGCGCGGGAGGTAATACAAATAGAATTACACACAGACGATCCAATTGAGTCAAAAATTACATCCTAGGATGAAAAGACCATACTTAGTCTTGAGTATATTGTGTCATAATATTGGTCAAGCTAACCCTGAAACATGTCCATCAAAAAATAGCAGCAACTCCAAATTGACATTCCAACTCGAACGAGTCAATGCATTCCAGCATGGGTGGAAATTCCCACCTCGCTTTCTTTCCTTTGGTACAGAGCGGCCGTATCGCTGCTCAGAGTGCGGGAAAGCCTTCAAAGGTTCGTCGGGGCTCAAGTACCACATGAGGGATCACACCGGGGAGAGACCCTACCGCTGCACAGAGTGTGGGAAGAGTTTCAAGAGGTCCTCGCTGCTCTCCATCCACCAACGGGtgagcaaacacaaaaatatttggcttagtttttttttttttttttatatggtcCTCATCTTCTCGCCTAGGTGCACACAGGTGTGCGAGCATTCCAGTGCCCTCACTGTGCTCTGACGTTTAAGTGGAGTTCGCACTATCAGTACCACCTGCGGCAGCACACGGGCGAGAGACCCTACGTATGCAAGGAGTGCGGCAAGTCCTTCAAGAACACCAGCTGCCTGCGAAGGCACAGCCAGATGCACTCGGGACTGCGGCCGCACGTCTGCAGCATTTGCTCCAAGTCCTTCTCGCAGACATCAAACCTCAAACAGGTCAGCGCCGCGTTCCCCTTGACCTAATTTGATTCATTGTTCAGcccttcatcttttttttttccccccttttgaACGCGTCTCCTCAGCATGAACGCACCCACTCGGGCGAGAGACCCTTCCGGTGCGGCCACTGCAACAAGTGCTTCACGCACTCCTCCAACCTCCAGCTGCACCTTCGCACGCATTCCTCGCAGAAGGACTTCAAATGCCCGTACTGCTCCAAAGAGTTCGTCATGCACTCGTACTTGCAGAGGCACATCCGGACGCACGGCGGCACCCTCCCGCTGCCGTCCGGCGAAGGCGCAGGTCGGGACGGCGTGTCGGTGAAGGCCAGCGTGGGAGGggtcaccaccaccaccacgctCCTCAACCCCATCACCTTGGAATCGTCGGGAAACAACGGGAGCCTGATCGTGTCTCAGCCTGCTCTCAACATCCCTGTCAACACCTCGCAGAACTATTTCATGATTCAGACGGCCAGCGGCTTGCAGCTCATCCCTTTATCAGGTCCGGCCCCTCCGCCGGCCCCACCTCCGCCGCCCCCGCCGCCATCCCAGCCCCAAAATTTCTACCTGCTCCAGTACCCCTCGACCAACGGCTCCCAACCGAGTTTGATTCTGGTGCCCACGGCCAACCGGCCTCCGGCGGCCCCAGAGCCCGCCGGTGTCCCCGTCTTCCAGACTCTGCAAGCATTCAACAGCCAAACGCTTGCCCAGTTTGCAGCCGTATCGCCACAACACCAGCAGCCCCGCGTCATTCTCACCAACGATAATAAGAACACAAACGCGCCCGTCGCCTCCCTCCCGCCCAACTCTTTACTCCGCAGGCCCATTTTAGGGAAGAGCAACCGGACAGCAAGGGGCAGAAGGGGCCGCAAACCAAAATCTGTCCTCCAGAAAATGGCCGAGACGCCGAGCGCGGATGCGACTGACGGTAACGCGGGCGGCGTGACCCAGCCCGACGGTACCGCCGCCTATTCGAGCTCATCGCCGTCCATAGCATCAAACTGCGCACTTTCTCCGTCTTCCACCGCTGTCGCATCCACTTTGGGATCTCCACAAGCCAGCGTTTCAACATTACTTACTTCAACTCCCAACAACAACGCCCAGACAGAACTGACCGAAATAAATTCGGCAAGGACCTTGACCGAGAATCAGTTTGTGTTCTGTTTCGACAATGAAGGCCGAGCGAAGGAGGGGCTGAGTGTTGATGAGGGAGGCGAGTCGTTTGTGTTGCAGTTTGAGGCAAATGAGCAAGGGGATGCTGACAAAGAGGGAGATAAAGGCGGGATGATGTCGCTTCTCCAGGAGTGGGGTGGGGAGAAGGCGGGCGAGAGTCAATCAGGAGAAGAGGAGTGCGGCCAGGGGGGCTCTTTTGTCTTCCACTTTCACGCCGAGGAACCGGAGAGCGATCGGTGCCAAGCGGGCTTCAGCCAGGAGCACGACAACGGCTTGGTGCCACTCCACAGTCAGGGTGTGGTGTTTGGAGTCGGCGATGAGGGCAAGATGGAGCAAGAAGCCGGGGAGGGTATGCAGATGATAGCCTTGATAGAACGGGAGGGGCCGATGATGGGAGAGGACGGCGCCGACTGCAGCGCAGCCGCTGGTACCGGGGGGATCTTCCAACTGGAAGGAGGGGATGAGATTGTCATCATCGAGGTGAGCACCAGTAACTTAATTGAGGAACGGATGGAGGCGGTCGTCGATGCGGACATTTCGCAGAGCAGCGATGGGAAATCAGAGGGCGGAAATGAAGACGCGAAGGAAAAGTCTTCCAAAGAAAACTGTGCGGATGATACAGATGGTGCTGCAGTCGGAGATGGACTTCTGCCTAAGAGATGCACCACTCTTACGAATTGAGATGCAAAGCTCGCATAATGTTGGGCCAATACAGTTGAAATGTCAGAATCCACCGAAAATGCACTATAACCTTTACAGGTGAACTTAATTCAGAGCGTAGGAAAGGCAAGACCTGTTGTGAAATTTTCCAGTCAACTCCTTGTTAGAGAGCAGcaagttgtgcaaaaagtaccAAAAATGATGTACCTGCAGAATTCATAAGTTGAGAGAAGGTCaagtaagttttttttgttgtttttttttgttttaaataaatcatgacTGCACTCACATTTTAGGTTCATCCTGAAATTTCCCCTGAAAAACCCAAGGGACTAGTGTAGAAATAGTAACCGTGTCAGTGAATGAATGGACAGGTGCCTCACTTTACTAGCACTTTACTTTCAATCTCCTGGAACTGATAGCATGCAGTTAGGGCAGCAAATTGTGTCGTAATGCCACAGTGCCACATGTTAGAAATGTTATACATTCAAATAGGCTGGACATGAACTTATGAATTGTCCTTAATATATTAGTTGAAATGACACCATCAAAGGCACTCAATGTATTGTTGAGCTAagtttttgtggaaaaaaaaaaaaaatatatatatatatatatataaattgtcaatttgttcaCAATCTTCATAGTAGCTTAATAATAAACGTCTTCATGAataagattattttatttattttaaataaaccgCATATGTACTCAACGTGAGGTATATTTTGTGTAGCGTTGCCATTCACGTAAAACTCGTCGCATTGCGGAATGTACGTACGCAAACGACGTAAGCTTCCATGTTGGAAATGCGACTGCTAAATTAAGACGGAGAAGTGTGTATCCAGAATAGCACAACTGCGAATAATCCATTCCGGTTATTCAATCAAAGGAAGCAACACTCCACGGACTTCGCAATATCAAAATACGCATTTTTCTTCCGAGCCTATTTTGGGACGTGCGTAAAGAAGGTATGTTGGACTGGCGGCAATCGGTGTTTTAAAAAGGGACGGGTAAAATCACGTCGACTGCCGACTTCGCCTTAAATGGTCAGTCATCGCAGAGCAAACAAGCACACGATTTTATAGTTCAGTAAGTTGAGTAAAAGATGGTTGATTAATTTGTACCGTAGTGGTCATGTCAGTAATAAATGTGCAGGTGATGAGGTGCATTGAACGCGTCTTCTCTAATGCTTTTCAATCGGCCGACTAAAGATGCTATCCACAGTGCTTTCTGCTTGTAAACACTAAAAAATGTTGggtgaatttgtttttgtttttttgtaggaGGGTGTTTTTTTGGGGACTAGCGGATGTTGTCCAATTCCAAGTAACCATGGTGAGGTTGGACCTGGATCAAGTGGTGCtgaggaggatgaaggagGAGGATGTTGACATGGTCAAATCTCTCATAAAGGTTTGTTCATacgataaataaaagaaatcttactggcaatattttttgtctgaGACGTAAAATGTTAGAAAAGTGCTTGAATTTCATTGAAGAAATGGTTGATCTCATCTCCGCAGTGGTACTTAACATTGTGGCAGTtgtgtcaaaatgtttgtgtgaattTGTTGCAGGAGGGCTGCCAGGGCATGGAAAACCGCCTCATCCTGCACATCCTCACTCGTCCGCTCTGCCTTTTCATCTTGGCAGTGTTCTCATCCGCCCTACGCTGCCTCATTCACTCCTTCATCCTGGCCCTGGCCATTCCCGTCTTCCTGCTCATTATCTACCTCAAAATCACCATCCCGCGCTCCACTGGGGTTCTAGGCTGCAGCCGCCCCTCCTGGGACTACGTGGGCAGCAGTTTCAGGGGGCCGGACGATGAGATCCTACAGAATCCTTACTCGAGGATCAGTGGCAAGAAAGTCACAACAAAGAAGGTTAGTAGGAACCAAATGATCGTAAAATTTACAACAGCAAATCtatcgtttttttccccccatcttTTTTAGCCAAGACGCAGAACTGGAGCCAATGAAAAAGACAAGGAAGCGTCAAAGGAGCCAATCACGCCGGAGAGGGAGCAAGCGGCAGGTCAGGTGTGGGTGGCAGAGAGCGAGGGCGAAATCTTAGGCTGCCTCTTCCGAGAAAGCGAGAAGCGAGCCGGCGTCAGAAGGTTCTGTCGGCTGGTGACGGGCAGTTGGGACCGCAGGCAGGGCCTGGCGCGCTTCTTTGTCCACAGCCTGGAGCACAAGGAGAGGGAAACGGGGACCTTCCGGGTCTACGCGCACGTTCCCTTCCCGTCCAAGGTGGGCGAGGTCTTTTTCAGGAAACTGGGTTACCTGCAGCTCGGGGAAGAGGCTGAAGACGAGGACGGACAGCTGGAGAATCCGGAGAGAGGCTTTCTGGGATTTCCACTCACCAAAGTCTTCTACAAAGACTTGTGATGCGCGAGTGACTCAAAGGGACGCAAACTGGACGTTTCATCTACAATGCAGTGAAGCCACCGCTGCGCCACGGAAGGATATTGAAGTCAGCTAAGTATTATTtatacacattttatttattatctccCCCTAAGAATGTTATGCTGTCACACGTGCAGGTTTGTCTGTTGTCTTTCTTCctatccattttttctgtgtcgtttaattaaaatgatcttttaatatttattgctTATGCAATCAGATTAATGTGCAGGACATTTTCttatgacaaaataaaagacagtTCATCTGACAGGtaagttttacattttaattcatagAGATGCAAATGGATGATAACACCTGTGAGCTTCCTCAAAATACATAAGGGatataaatcatttaaaaaagaaaaaatcgtTTCCTCCCAAAATCTGCATGACGGCCAcgttacaaatacaaaaaaatgaaaaaattgtCTCCTGCATTCATCATAATTTGTAAATcactattgttatttatttacaaactcACTGATAAGAATAGCGTGGTTGAGCATTTTCGCTCTGCCCTACAATTTTCGGAGTTCCCTCCTTGGCCCATGCCGGGCTCCTAAATCAAGTGGTTCCCTGACAGATGGATAAACAAACCGACCAGCGTTGACTCGCACGCTCTAGCAAAATACCGCACGACTAGACGAACCTCAGATGGTGTGAGTGAGCGTTGCATCAATCTGCCACCACTTTCAGACCGCAGCACCGACGGGATGTTTGTACCATGCTAATGTGAGGGAAGGCAGGTTTACCTCCCATACATACTCCTCAAACGCTCATCCAcgcaatttgtttttcacttgTACACGGGTGAAACACTTACATACACCGGTAGCAGTACTACGCTAGCCATTTTTTCTGCTGAAACGCTTCCAGACACGCAACTAGGAATGGGCAAGTACAAATAACAGAAACGGGCCAATACCTGCCTTTATTTCAAAGTATTAGGTTCTCATGAAGGATGCCGATACCAGGCACCGAtactgaaagcaaaaaagaaataacaatTTGACATTAAGTCTTCCTAGCCAATAGTTGGCGCTACCCTGTGGTCGTTTGATTCACCAGTGAAACATCATCAGCGTCAGCAAGACAGAAAAGTCCTTGTTTGGAATCATCTGTCATTGTGTTCATTGAAATTGTATGTATTGTATCATAATGGTATCAGTACTTGGTATCGGTGCATACTTAAAAGTGAATACCAAACATCTCAACTAGATGTAGCCCCTCATAATCTCACCTGATGTGAGCACGCACACAGAACAACACACACCCTGCAAACTCGGTATCGTGCAAGCTGCACTTGGAAGCCGTCGTCCTTTAATTATCTCTAATGAAAAAGCTTCGACACCCGGTAACACCGCACTGTTGTTACAAAATGCTTGGtcagactttttcttttgagaggggggtgggggtgcgtCAAAGCTGTTGTTTGTACTCTTTCGGCCTCTTTTCTTCTCTATGCCAGAAAGCAAACACCTGTTAGCGGGGCCCCCGTGCCCGCCCGATCTGGGACTATTACTGTTGTCAGGAAACAGATGTGAGTTCACACACTGGAaagaaagtgtgtttgtgaCTGCGGTCATGTGCGTCTGCACGGTATGGCTGTGTGCGAGCGCACGCGCACCGGGCCGGGCGTGGGCGTACTCGGAAAGTGTGACTCTGCATTTCCTACACTCGGGCCCTGGCGAGGGGTTAAATGCGCTGCTATGTCTGGCCGGGAGAATCTTCTGCATGCATCTACATACGAGAAGATGTGACAAAAGTACTCACACGCTGTACTTGTGTAGAAATACAAATActccccacaaaaaaatacttttgaaaGTAGAAGTACGGATTCAACTGCTATAAAAAGtcgacacacccctgttcaaatgctattttctctgataaattaaaaaaatgtcattataaTGTCACCTACAACTCAATTTTCGAGGCAACGTACAAATAAACATCTGAGATTATGTGGTTGCAAAAGTGCGCACACCCTAAATGCCATGTGGCTgtgttgacatttatttgtaaGATAAGATGACCTCGGTCGAGTGCGGTCAACTAAGGAAGTGGTTCCAAAGAGTTTAGTTTGGCATTCGATCAGCCACTTGGAAGCAAAAAGAACACGGGTCGGGCGCGTAAGATCAAACGAGCAGAGAAGTCGGGCTCGGTGCACTGTCTAGTAATGCGGTATGAAGTGAGGCCGCACACATGAATCAGACAGGAATTAGGCTGCCGCACAATAATAGGATCAATTAGATAAATTTGTTCCAGATGATGCACAGCACGTCGTCTGTGTGAACGGCATGGCCATGCAGAGGGCCGctaacatcacacacacaatttagcTCTGAAAAAACATCCACCCTGGGAAAGGGTGAATTCCCCTGACCGCAGAGTGCACGAGAGTGTGAGGGGAGTCGTGGGCTGGGCCCGAGCTAAAACAGACAGACGGAGCAGAGGGGAAAAGACCGGCGCTGATGAGAACGCGAGGAGCGACCGTGCCTTTGGGGCTGCGGCCGGGACGTCCGGTCTCGCAGACGTGCCGGGCGCGAGTTGACAGTTTGGGAAAACCCTGATGGCAAGGGCGAGGCAGTACATGCCAGTCCTCTGAGGTCTGGGCGTGCTTATGGTTTCACCATATTGTGGTAGCGTGTggcactggagaaaaaaaatacgtaaTCAAAACTGCCAAGTGTAACAGCCAACTCGATTTGAagtcagtt
This DNA window, taken from Syngnathus acus chromosome 16, fSynAcu1.2, whole genome shotgun sequence, encodes the following:
- the nat14 gene encoding N-acetyltransferase 14, producing the protein MVRLDLDQVVLRRMKEEDVDMVKSLIKEGCQGMENRLILHILTRPLCLFILAVFSSALRCLIHSFILALAIPVFLLIIYLKITIPRSTGVLGCSRPSWDYVGSSFRGPDDEILQNPYSRISGKKVTTKKPRRRTGANEKDKEASKEPITPEREQAAGQVWVAESEGEILGCLFRESEKRAGVRRFCRLVTGSWDRRQGLARFFVHSLEHKERETGTFRVYAHVPFPSKVGEVFFRKLGYLQLGEEAEDEDGQLENPERGFLGFPLTKVFYKDL
- the znf628 gene encoding zinc finger protein 628 isoform X2, with the protein product MANSVATLVVQAELLAPQSSASLSPFPSLLGSGEEGEDDRERDDLVEGNKGMVGSVEVVLDMEASSVSAQQAEQSEQSEQSEHPFQCLDCGKSFRWSSRLTHHQRSHNNERPYRCNLCPKAFKGSSALLYHQRSHSGEKPYKCQDCGKAFKRSSLLQVHQSVHTGVRTFLCPYCPLTFKWSSHYQYHLRQHTGECPYPCDTCPKAFKNSSSLRRHKNVHLGLKPYTCNVCNKSFTQSTNLRQHMRIHTGERPYVCGECGRSFTHSSNLALHKNSHSGPAAGGKEGKGGESGGRGRDMVEVVVVSSEEEATSMLTAMVGYVNQEGGDGVGVGMEEVFLSTSTSAQDANLLPELGSVPSGENAAASRAIGTEVHLSTDTGASLLLYTCGSCSHTFATRTDLEEHQSIHVASGERGSGGEAAPAEVGDGLVGTGHLLADFEEVVETTAAAEGAHTAEVLLGLADPADESNSSVGATQAQFDLLQSFDKVIQSSKSVEPEAPTAWAGLSCGYCNKSFKTSGGLNRHVSLIHSLSSQSRSQFSCSACDRSFPLLSSLLTHQHSHTPEQRLLAEAEAEIVCPPSLSLSLPLPSSPDKQQEGTRDIQADVTAVSKEQEELPAKLAKNSKKASGCKNTSAGERPYRCSECGKAFKGSSGLKYHMRDHTGERPYRCTECGKSFKRSSLLSIHQRVHTGVRAFQCPHCALTFKWSSHYQYHLRQHTGERPYVCKECGKSFKNTSCLRRHSQMHSGLRPHVCSICSKSFSQTSNLKQHERTHSGERPFRCGHCNKCFTHSSNLQLHLRTHSSQKDFKCPYCSKEFVMHSYLQRHIRTHGGTLPLPSGEGAGRDGVSVKASVGGVTTTTTLLNPITLESSGNNGSLIVSQPALNIPVNTSQNYFMIQTASGLQLIPLSGPAPPPAPPPPPPPPSQPQNFYLLQYPSTNGSQPSLILVPTANRPPAAPEPAGVPVFQTLQAFNSQTLAQFAAVSPQHQQPRVILTNDNKNTNAPVASLPPNSLLRRPILGKSNRTARGRRGRKPKSVLQKMAETPSADATDGNAGGVTQPDGTAAYSSSSPSIASNCALSPSSTAVASTLGSPQASVSTLLTSTPNNNAQTELTEINSARTLTENQFVFCFDNEGRAKEGLSVDEGGESFVLQFEANEQGDADKEGDKGGMMSLLQEWGGEKAGESQSGEEECGQGGSFVFHFHAEEPESDRCQAGFSQEHDNGLVPLHSQGVVFGVGDEGKMEQEAGEGMQMIALIEREGPMMGEDGADCSAAAGTGGIFQLEGGDEIVIIEVSTSNLIEERMEAVVDADISQSSDGKSEGGNEDAKEKSSKENCADDTDGAAVGDGLLPKRCTTLTN
- the znf628 gene encoding zinc finger protein 628 isoform X1 codes for the protein MHLCVELDWQLLLPVVGRDSNTTATTNKDGVDDVEDYAPKLICIQGTPSPVMANSVATLVVQAELLAPQSSASLSPFPSLLGSGEEGEDDRERDDLVEGNKGMVGSVEVVLDMEASSVSAQQAEQSEQSEQSEHPFQCLDCGKSFRWSSRLTHHQRSHNNERPYRCNLCPKAFKGSSALLYHQRSHSGEKPYKCQDCGKAFKRSSLLQVHQSVHTGVRTFLCPYCPLTFKWSSHYQYHLRQHTGECPYPCDTCPKAFKNSSSLRRHKNVHLGLKPYTCNVCNKSFTQSTNLRQHMRIHTGERPYVCGECGRSFTHSSNLALHKNSHSGPAAGGKEGKGGESGGRGRDMVEVVVVSSEEEATSMLTAMVGYVNQEGGDGVGVGMEEVFLSTSTSAQDANLLPELGSVPSGENAAASRAIGTEVHLSTDTGASLLLYTCGSCSHTFATRTDLEEHQSIHVASGERGSGGEAAPAEVGDGLVGTGHLLADFEEVVETTAAAEGAHTAEVLLGLADPADESNSSVGATQAQFDLLQSFDKVIQSSKSVEPEAPTAWAGLSCGYCNKSFKTSGGLNRHVSLIHSLSSQSRSQFSCSACDRSFPLLSSLLTHQHSHTPEQRLLAEAEAEIVCPPSLSLSLPLPSSPDKQQEGTRDIQADVTAVSKEQEELPAKLAKNSKKASGCKNTSAGERPYRCSECGKAFKGSSGLKYHMRDHTGERPYRCTECGKSFKRSSLLSIHQRVHTGVRAFQCPHCALTFKWSSHYQYHLRQHTGERPYVCKECGKSFKNTSCLRRHSQMHSGLRPHVCSICSKSFSQTSNLKQHERTHSGERPFRCGHCNKCFTHSSNLQLHLRTHSSQKDFKCPYCSKEFVMHSYLQRHIRTHGGTLPLPSGEGAGRDGVSVKASVGGVTTTTTLLNPITLESSGNNGSLIVSQPALNIPVNTSQNYFMIQTASGLQLIPLSGPAPPPAPPPPPPPPSQPQNFYLLQYPSTNGSQPSLILVPTANRPPAAPEPAGVPVFQTLQAFNSQTLAQFAAVSPQHQQPRVILTNDNKNTNAPVASLPPNSLLRRPILGKSNRTARGRRGRKPKSVLQKMAETPSADATDGNAGGVTQPDGTAAYSSSSPSIASNCALSPSSTAVASTLGSPQASVSTLLTSTPNNNAQTELTEINSARTLTENQFVFCFDNEGRAKEGLSVDEGGESFVLQFEANEQGDADKEGDKGGMMSLLQEWGGEKAGESQSGEEECGQGGSFVFHFHAEEPESDRCQAGFSQEHDNGLVPLHSQGVVFGVGDEGKMEQEAGEGMQMIALIEREGPMMGEDGADCSAAAGTGGIFQLEGGDEIVIIEVSTSNLIEERMEAVVDADISQSSDGKSEGGNEDAKEKSSKENCADDTDGAAVGDGLLPKRCTTLTN